One window from the genome of Saccharicrinis carchari encodes:
- a CDS encoding 3-dehydroquinate synthase translates to MQVIEDSESKVYGSDDLKKDLSTLIKKHGRGKVFLLMDSGSYQHCYPLIKGLPEIDESNYLVIEQGDEHKNVDALAKVWHFLNTHGADRKSLLINLAGGMPCDLGGFAAATFKRGIDFINIPTTLLSQVDASVGGKTGINFNGYKNEIGAFKHATAVLVCNDFIASQDQANISSGFAEMIKHALIHSEDTWQTIKNFKILHPDLEKLKPLVVNSIHIKEGFVKTDPTEQNVRKSLNFGHTIGHAFESYAMSTKKPVLHGFAVAYGMIAELYLCHKKCAFPIQKVQAIIQIIISIYGKFTITESDFDALFNLMTHDKKNEKNLINFTLLKDIGRIAIDQHCTKEEIFEALHFYMEA, encoded by the coding sequence ATGCAGGTAATTGAAGATAGTGAATCCAAAGTATATGGAAGCGATGATTTAAAAAAGGATCTTTCAACGCTCATAAAAAAACATGGACGAGGTAAGGTCTTTTTGTTGATGGATAGCGGATCGTACCAACATTGCTATCCACTGATAAAAGGATTGCCCGAAATTGATGAAAGCAATTACCTTGTTATTGAACAGGGCGATGAGCATAAAAATGTGGATGCACTGGCTAAAGTATGGCACTTTTTAAATACCCATGGTGCCGACAGAAAATCCTTACTCATTAATTTGGCCGGTGGCATGCCTTGCGACCTGGGTGGTTTTGCTGCAGCAACTTTTAAACGAGGTATCGACTTTATAAATATTCCTACCACCCTGTTGAGCCAGGTGGATGCCAGTGTTGGAGGTAAGACAGGCATTAATTTTAACGGATACAAAAATGAGATAGGGGCCTTTAAACATGCCACCGCCGTATTGGTTTGCAACGACTTTATTGCCTCACAGGATCAGGCAAATATTTCATCGGGCTTTGCCGAAATGATAAAACATGCCCTAATACATTCGGAGGACACCTGGCAAACGATTAAAAACTTTAAGATACTTCATCCCGATCTGGAAAAACTTAAACCTCTGGTGGTAAACTCCATCCATATAAAGGAGGGCTTTGTAAAAACTGATCCAACCGAACAAAACGTGCGTAAGTCATTAAATTTTGGGCATACCATCGGACATGCCTTCGAAAGCTATGCCATGAGTACCAAAAAACCTGTTTTACACGGCTTTGCAGTTGCCTATGGTATGATTGCCGAATTGTACCTTTGCCATAAAAAATGTGCTTTCCCTATACAAAAAGTTCAGGCGATAATTCAGATAATCATTTCCATCTATGGTAAGTTTACAATTACTGAAAGTGATTTTGATGCCTTGTTTAACTTGATGACTCATGACAAAAAGAACGAGAAAAACCTGATTAACTTTACCCTTTTAAAGGATATTGGCCGGATTGCCATAGACCAGCACTGCACGAAGGAGGAGATATTTGAGGCGTTGCATTTTTACATGGAGGCCTAA
- a CDS encoding 3-phosphoshikimate 1-carboxyvinyltransferase codes for MQYTISAPKQVSAYKVALPTSKSISNRALILNALAYSAKPIKNLSDSDDTQLMLKALQSESNVFDVGAAGTTMRFLTAFLSKIVGEWTITGSERMKQRPIKILVEALNKLGAKIEYIEQEGYPPLRIYGSALEGGDLELSGNVSSQYISALLMIGPTMKDGLRLTLSGEIISRPYISLTLKMMETFGVKSYWKGNTITVPEGNYQATDFSVEADWSAASYWFQIAALSKDCQLNLQGLKRYSEQGDAKVAALFKQLGVNAKFSQKGLMLTSSEITTNKFSYNFIEQPDLAQTFAVTCCCLGIPFKFTGLQTLKIKETDRINALIVELKKMGFVLNSNQIDDLSWDGATCKKDEKPCISTYKDHRMAMAFAPAALIIGDMQIDDPGVVSKSYPRYWDHLKEFGFGVKEK; via the coding sequence ATGCAATATACCATTTCAGCGCCTAAGCAGGTGTCAGCCTATAAAGTAGCCTTACCTACTTCCAAAAGCATTAGCAACAGGGCACTTATTTTAAATGCCCTCGCCTATAGCGCCAAGCCCATCAAAAACTTATCCGATAGCGACGATACCCAGTTGATGCTTAAAGCACTTCAGTCCGAAAGCAATGTATTTGATGTAGGTGCAGCCGGCACCACCATGCGCTTTTTAACAGCTTTTTTATCCAAAATAGTGGGCGAATGGACCATCACCGGCTCCGAGCGTATGAAGCAGCGTCCCATAAAAATATTGGTAGAAGCACTTAACAAGCTGGGTGCCAAAATTGAGTATATCGAACAGGAAGGCTATCCCCCACTACGCATTTACGGAAGTGCTTTAGAGGGAGGTGATCTGGAGCTGTCCGGTAATGTGAGCAGTCAGTATATTTCGGCTTTACTAATGATAGGACCTACCATGAAAGATGGCCTACGACTAACACTGAGCGGAGAAATTATATCACGTCCATACATTTCATTAACCCTGAAGATGATGGAAACCTTTGGAGTAAAAAGTTATTGGAAAGGAAATACCATTACCGTACCCGAAGGCAATTACCAGGCGACCGACTTTAGCGTAGAAGCCGACTGGAGTGCCGCATCGTACTGGTTCCAGATAGCTGCTTTAAGCAAAGATTGCCAGCTGAACCTGCAAGGGCTTAAAAGATACAGCGAACAAGGCGATGCCAAAGTGGCAGCGCTTTTTAAACAACTGGGAGTAAACGCTAAGTTCTCGCAAAAAGGACTGATGCTGACAAGTAGCGAAATAACCACAAATAAGTTTAGCTATAATTTTATCGAACAGCCCGATTTGGCCCAGACCTTTGCCGTAACTTGCTGTTGCTTAGGCATACCCTTTAAGTTTACCGGATTGCAGACCCTAAAAATTAAGGAAACCGATCGTATCAACGCATTGATTGTGGAACTAAAAAAAATGGGCTTTGTACTCAACTCTAATCAAATAGACGATTTAAGCTGGGACGGTGCTACTTGTAAAAAAGACGAAAAACCCTGCATTAGTACTTATAAGGATCATCGTATGGCCATGGCCTTTGCCCCTGCCGCATTAATTATTGGCGATATGCAAATTGATGATCCCGGTGTGGTATCTAAATCCTATCCCAGGTATTGGGATCATTTAAAGGAGTTTGGTTTTGGGGTAAAAGAGAAATAG
- a CDS encoding pyridoxal phosphate-dependent aminotransferase, whose amino-acid sequence MPSISRRSSEMPLSPIRKLVPLADAAEERGVKIYHLNIGQPDIPTPQVAIDAIKNIDRKVLEYTNSAGTLEYRQKLVEYYNRFGINLNKEDILVTTGGSEAFNFAFLCCFSYGEEVIIPEPFYANYSSFANAVGIKIKPISSSFEDDFSLPSAKEFEKLITPNTKGIFICNPNNPTGYLYTEEELNDLKDLVKKHDLFLLSDEVYREFCYDDNKHFSALSLKGIEDNVVIIDSVSKRYSECGLRIGALISRNNQVINAAVKFAQARLSPPLIGQIAACASIDATPAYAESVYNEYIQRRNMLVEGLNKIPGVKSLLPKGAFYTMVKLPVKDAEDFCSWILSDFEYEGQTVMMAPGSGFYNSPNRGHDEVRIAYVLNIEDLKKALVVLEKALAIYPGRI is encoded by the coding sequence ATGCCGTCAATATCCAGAAGAAGTAGTGAAATGCCCCTATCTCCCATTCGTAAACTTGTACCACTAGCGGATGCCGCCGAAGAGCGGGGAGTAAAAATTTATCATTTAAATATTGGCCAACCGGATATACCCACACCCCAAGTTGCCATAGATGCCATAAAAAACATTGATCGTAAGGTACTGGAATACACCAACTCGGCCGGTACACTGGAGTACCGCCAAAAATTAGTTGAATATTACAATCGTTTTGGCATTAATCTTAACAAAGAAGACATATTGGTAACCACCGGTGGTTCCGAAGCATTTAATTTTGCCTTTTTATGCTGCTTTAGCTATGGCGAGGAGGTTATTATACCCGAACCATTTTATGCGAATTACAGCAGCTTTGCCAACGCGGTAGGTATCAAGATAAAACCTATTAGTTCCAGTTTTGAAGATGACTTTTCCCTCCCTTCCGCAAAAGAGTTTGAAAAACTAATTACCCCAAACACAAAAGGTATATTTATCTGTAACCCCAACAACCCTACCGGCTATTTATATACCGAAGAAGAGCTGAACGACCTTAAAGATCTTGTTAAAAAGCATGATCTGTTTTTATTATCTGATGAAGTATATCGCGAATTTTGTTACGACGATAACAAACATTTTTCGGCATTGAGTTTAAAAGGCATCGAAGATAACGTAGTTATTATTGATTCGGTGAGCAAAAGATACAGCGAATGTGGGTTACGGATTGGTGCATTGATAAGCAGAAACAATCAGGTAATAAATGCTGCCGTTAAGTTTGCACAAGCCCGTTTGAGTCCGCCCTTGATAGGCCAGATAGCAGCTTGCGCTTCAATTGATGCCACTCCTGCCTATGCCGAGTCAGTTTACAACGAATATATTCAACGTAGGAATATGTTGGTAGAAGGGTTGAATAAAATACCGGGCGTAAAATCACTGCTTCCTAAAGGGGCTTTTTATACCATGGTAAAACTTCCGGTAAAAGATGCTGAAGATTTTTGCAGTTGGATATTAAGTGATTTTGAATATGAAGGACAAACCGTTATGATGGCTCCGGGATCAGGTTTTTACAATAGTCCCAATAGAGGACACGATGAAGTGAGAATTGCTTATGTGCTAAATATCGAAGACCTAAAGAAAGCCTTGGTAGTTTTAGAGAAAGCACTGGCGATTTATCCGGGAAGAATTTAA
- a CDS encoding porin translates to MKIKNIITTIVLFLGFTLVTFSQERTAFEPSGKPILKIFSNYHSTFSEGEIFNQFQIKRAYLGYAHTFSKKWSARVIFDVGNPKDGGQHQLAAYVKNALVNYKNAGLSVSFGLIGTTAFKTQEQQWGYRYLLKSFQNRHNFVSSADIGISAAYQFNNIISADLIMVNGEGHKKIEQDSIFSIGAGLTINPIDALTLRAYYETTTQEKDSIKRQNTSALFVGYQFKKLALGAEYSLQTNRKMKEGVDWHGFSFFSTLQIKSAKLFARFDKLKSKADWNTDSDGHLFIIGAEFNPVKGIKIAPNFRTLSPAADNAPHIKYAYINCEISF, encoded by the coding sequence ATGAAAATTAAAAACATCATAACTACCATTGTCCTTTTTTTAGGCTTTACCCTTGTAACTTTTTCACAAGAAAGAACGGCTTTTGAACCTTCAGGAAAACCTATACTTAAAATATTTTCCAATTACCACAGCACCTTTAGTGAGGGGGAAATATTTAACCAGTTTCAGATTAAACGTGCTTATTTGGGATATGCACATACATTTAGTAAAAAATGGTCGGCACGTGTAATATTTGATGTTGGTAACCCTAAGGACGGTGGTCAACATCAGCTGGCAGCTTATGTAAAAAACGCATTGGTCAATTATAAAAATGCTGGCTTATCAGTTAGTTTTGGTTTGATAGGTACCACCGCTTTTAAAACACAGGAGCAACAATGGGGATACCGATACCTGTTAAAATCCTTCCAGAACCGACATAATTTTGTTTCGAGTGCCGATATAGGTATCAGTGCTGCCTACCAATTCAACAACATAATAAGTGCCGACCTAATAATGGTTAATGGCGAAGGTCATAAAAAAATTGAACAAGACAGTATTTTTTCAATCGGTGCAGGACTAACAATAAATCCGATTGACGCTTTAACCCTCAGAGCGTATTACGAAACCACAACCCAGGAAAAAGATAGTATAAAACGTCAAAACACATCGGCCCTATTTGTGGGATATCAATTTAAAAAACTTGCGCTCGGAGCCGAGTACAGCCTTCAAACCAACCGAAAGATGAAAGAAGGAGTGGACTGGCATGGTTTTTCTTTTTTCTCCACCCTACAAATAAAATCTGCAAAATTATTTGCACGCTTCGACAAGCTGAAATCCAAAGCTGACTGGAATACCGACTCGGATGGCCACTTATTTATCATAGGTGCAGAATTTAATCCGGTAAAAGGAATAAAAATAGCACCTAACTTCCGTACACTCTCCCCTGCAGCCGATAATGCACCTCACATAAAATACGCCTATATAAACTGCGAAATAAGTTTTTAA
- the panB gene encoding 3-methyl-2-oxobutanoate hydroxymethyltransferase: MSVTMNRQRKVTTHVLSEMKHNKEKIAMLTSYDFSLAKIVDQAGVDVILVGDSASNVMAGWETTLPITLDQMIYHGASVVRGVKRALVVVDMPFGTYQGNSKEALSSAIRIMKETAADAVKLEGGAEVVECITRILSAGIPVMGHLGLTPQSIHKFGTYTVRAKQEDEAKKLIEDAHLLQETGCFGIVLEKIPADLAKRVADELTIPIVGIGAGSGVDGQVLVLHDMLGINQEFSPRFLRRYHNLFAEISGAVGNYIQDVKSVDFPNEREQY; the protein is encoded by the coding sequence ATGTCGGTAACAATGAATCGTCAACGAAAGGTGACTACTCATGTATTGAGTGAAATGAAGCATAATAAGGAAAAAATAGCTATGCTAACTTCTTATGATTTCTCATTGGCCAAGATTGTAGATCAGGCTGGTGTGGATGTTATATTGGTTGGCGATTCCGCATCGAACGTGATGGCGGGGTGGGAGACTACCTTACCCATTACTTTGGATCAGATGATATATCATGGTGCTTCCGTTGTACGTGGTGTAAAACGAGCACTGGTGGTGGTGGATATGCCTTTTGGTACCTATCAGGGTAATTCTAAAGAGGCACTGTCGTCGGCTATCAGAATAATGAAAGAAACAGCCGCTGATGCGGTTAAACTGGAAGGTGGTGCCGAGGTAGTAGAATGTATTACCAGAATACTTTCGGCCGGCATACCCGTAATGGGGCATCTTGGTCTTACACCACAATCTATCCATAAGTTTGGGACTTATACGGTTAGGGCCAAGCAGGAAGATGAAGCCAAAAAACTGATTGAAGATGCCCATTTGTTACAGGAAACCGGCTGTTTTGGTATCGTATTAGAAAAAATACCCGCTGATCTGGCTAAAAGAGTGGCCGATGAGCTTACCATTCCTATCGTAGGCATCGGTGCCGGTAGTGGTGTGGATGGTCAGGTATTGGTGCTGCACGATATGCTGGGCATCAATCAGGAGTTTTCGCCGCGTTTTTTGCGTCGTTACCATAATCTGTTTGCAGAGATAAGCGGCGCCGTAGGTAATTATATCCAGGATGTAAAATCGGTTGATTTCCCCAACGAAAGAGAGCAGTATTAA
- a CDS encoding FMN-binding protein → MMSKNKWILATLCTWLLVTSGMAQANIDYTHRTLKKEMEKNWGAKLDDLIQMEMAAGTSLEGQFFTVMKPNTKYVYVGRVNSCRSGGCNISTESQGSSEYFDYFIFFDAKANVELIKVYNYAATHGHEVMAKGWLKQFKGYNNSKELRVGKNVDTISGATISVNAITEDIRQKTNLIVNLLNSKVASK, encoded by the coding sequence ATGATGAGTAAAAATAAATGGATATTGGCCACTCTTTGCACATGGCTGCTTGTTACATCCGGTATGGCACAAGCCAATATTGATTATACCCACAGAACCTTAAAAAAGGAAATGGAAAAAAACTGGGGTGCTAAATTGGATGATCTTATTCAAATGGAAATGGCGGCAGGTACGTCGTTGGAAGGTCAGTTTTTTACGGTGATGAAACCAAATACCAAGTACGTGTATGTGGGTAGGGTGAATAGTTGCCGTAGCGGAGGATGCAATATAAGTACCGAATCCCAGGGAAGCTCAGAATATTTTGATTATTTTATTTTCTTTGATGCTAAAGCTAATGTGGAGCTGATTAAAGTGTATAACTACGCAGCTACCCATGGCCACGAAGTGATGGCAAAGGGTTGGTTAAAGCAATTTAAAGGATATAACAATAGCAAGGAACTCCGGGTGGGGAAGAATGTGGATACTATATCCGGTGCTACTATCTCAGTAAACGCAATAACGGAAGATATCCGGCAAAAAACCAACCTGATAGTCAATCTCCTTAACTCAAAAGTAGCAAGCAAATAA
- a CDS encoding AAA domain-containing protein, with protein sequence MNRAVEELKKVRTLLLNEKEEDLLQYKRKMADTSLSERRKEGVCWYPLAIERTAYSAGERLLVRVSRPKEHRESHLFQSGKLVSLFSNSGNNKERQDAVSAVVNRVGESEMIITLNADDEPEWLRKGHLGVQLMFDENAYLEMERALNIVINPQDERLLFLRALLLEDQEASFDEVPAIHFPELNTSQNNALNRISAARDLAIVHGPPGTGKTTTLVQSIHHTLKKEKQVLVCAPSNAAIDLLCEKLTGKDIRVVRIGHPARVTNEILNITLDAQIAHHSSYKDLKAIKKMAEEYVRSAKKYKRSFGHDERQQRRLLLQESTQLKKEAEQLAYYIVNDILTHAQVIATTMVGASNYQIRDRRFTTVFIDEAAQGLEPATWIPITKAKRVIFAGDHCQLPPTIKSITAARAGLDETLFEKTIQRNKADVMLQEQYRMNKDIMRFSSRYFYKDKVRANSEAENWRMFNQDRVLEFIDTAGCGFFEQVVKESKSSFNPEEADMVLKHFRQYIHLAENQLPQCNPSVGIISPYKAQVNLLQQIFKDIEAEFEKCTLQLSVNTIDSFQGQERDIIYISLVRSNEKGEIGFLSDTRRMNVAMTRARKKLVIIGDSATIGQHRFYSQLLDYVNEIGAYRSAFELMY encoded by the coding sequence ATGAACAGAGCAGTCGAAGAGCTTAAAAAAGTACGTACGCTCCTTTTAAACGAAAAAGAAGAAGATTTACTTCAATATAAGCGAAAAATGGCGGACACCTCACTAAGCGAAAGGCGGAAGGAAGGTGTTTGTTGGTATCCGTTAGCCATAGAACGTACCGCATATAGTGCAGGCGAACGTTTGTTGGTGCGCGTTTCCCGACCTAAAGAGCACAGGGAGTCGCATTTGTTCCAGTCGGGCAAACTGGTTTCTTTGTTCTCCAATTCAGGCAATAACAAGGAGCGGCAAGATGCCGTAAGTGCGGTTGTAAACAGGGTAGGCGAAAGCGAAATGATTATTACCCTTAATGCCGACGATGAACCCGAATGGCTGCGTAAAGGACACCTGGGGGTACAGCTAATGTTCGATGAGAATGCATATCTGGAAATGGAAAGGGCTTTAAACATAGTGATAAACCCGCAAGACGAACGTTTACTGTTTCTGCGCGCACTGTTACTGGAAGACCAGGAGGCAAGCTTTGACGAGGTTCCGGCAATTCACTTTCCTGAACTAAATACAAGCCAAAACAATGCCCTGAACCGTATCTCTGCTGCCCGCGATCTGGCCATCGTACACGGTCCGCCCGGAACGGGCAAAACCACCACTCTGGTACAAAGTATTCATCATACCTTAAAAAAAGAAAAGCAGGTATTAGTGTGTGCACCTAGCAATGCGGCCATTGATTTGTTGTGCGAAAAATTAACAGGTAAAGATATAAGGGTAGTACGCATAGGTCATCCGGCCAGAGTAACCAACGAAATATTGAACATCACACTGGATGCTCAAATTGCCCATCACAGTAGTTATAAAGATTTAAAAGCCATAAAGAAAATGGCCGAGGAGTATGTTCGCAGCGCCAAAAAATACAAACGGAGCTTCGGGCACGATGAACGGCAGCAACGTCGCCTGCTGTTGCAAGAATCGACCCAGTTGAAAAAAGAGGCCGAGCAGTTAGCATATTATATTGTAAACGATATTTTAACCCATGCTCAGGTTATAGCCACCACCATGGTGGGCGCATCCAATTATCAGATTAGAGACAGACGATTTACCACCGTATTCATCGACGAAGCAGCACAAGGTCTTGAACCGGCCACATGGATACCTATTACCAAAGCCAAGCGGGTTATTTTTGCCGGAGACCATTGTCAACTTCCCCCAACCATTAAGTCCATAACAGCTGCCCGAGCGGGTTTAGACGAAACACTGTTCGAAAAAACCATCCAACGCAACAAGGCCGATGTGATGCTGCAGGAACAATATCGTATGAACAAAGATATCATGCGTTTTTCGAGCCGCTATTTTTATAAGGATAAGGTACGCGCTAACAGCGAAGCAGAAAACTGGCGCATGTTCAACCAAGATAGGGTACTGGAATTTATCGACACAGCCGGCTGCGGTTTTTTTGAGCAGGTGGTCAAAGAAAGCAAGAGTTCATTTAATCCGGAAGAGGCCGATATGGTGCTCAAGCATTTTAGGCAATACATCCATTTAGCAGAAAATCAGCTGCCACAATGCAATCCAAGCGTGGGTATCATTTCGCCATATAAAGCACAGGTAAATTTGTTACAGCAAATCTTTAAGGATATAGAGGCAGAATTTGAAAAATGCACCCTGCAACTGTCGGTAAATACAATCGATTCCTTTCAGGGTCAGGAACGCGATATTATATATATTAGTTTGGTGCGCAGTAACGAGAAAGGAGAAATTGGTTTTTTATCGGATACCCGCCGCATGAACGTAGCTATGACACGGGCACGCAAAAAGCTGGTGATAATAGGCGATAGTGCCACCATAGGACAGCATAGGTTTTACAGCCAACTTTTGGATTATGTAAATGAAATTGGCGCATACCGCAGTGCGTTTGAATTGATGTACTGA
- a CDS encoding carboxyl transferase domain-containing protein — protein sequence MANILRTLWLIKEANYIYLVMIKTQSCKSTNNNQAIPDEVVEFNRILQGLSKCNMEQKKRHQSKAKLLARQRIELLVDRNTPFVELSALAAYNQYDNDFPSAGIVTGIGVIQGRESVVIANDATAKGGTYVKETIKKHLRAQEIAEQNNLACVYLVDSGGVFLPDQAKVFPDKNDFGRIFYNQARMSAKGIPQISIVMGSCTAGGAYIPAMSDETIIVDKQGTIFLAGPPLVKAATGEDVTAEELGGGRLHTSESGVADHLARDDHHAIQICRDIFKTLPHPIKGRYKREKPEPNGFAPEDIYKHLPTAGGKQNDVRELIKHLTDKSELHEFKPDYGNTLVTGYAKINGFWVGILANNGILFSESAQKGAHFIQLCNNRNIPMVFLQNITGFMVGKAYEKKGIAKDGAKMVNALANSQVPFFTVIIGGSYGAGNYAMGGRSFGPRLLFTWPGSSISVMGPRQAADVLVTVKRDKANSTGAQISDEELEQLREKTQRGYQKQASPYYATSRLWDDGIIDPVHTRTLLSIGLSIAQNKSNDTASYGIFRM from the coding sequence TTGGCAAACATTTTACGAACCCTTTGGTTAATAAAGGAAGCCAATTATATCTATTTAGTGATGATAAAAACGCAGTCGTGTAAAAGTACAAATAACAATCAGGCGATACCGGATGAGGTGGTTGAGTTTAACCGAATTCTGCAAGGTTTGTCAAAATGTAATATGGAGCAAAAAAAGCGCCACCAGTCAAAGGCAAAGCTTTTGGCGCGTCAACGGATCGAGCTTTTGGTTGATCGCAACACACCCTTTGTAGAGCTTTCGGCATTGGCGGCCTACAATCAGTACGATAATGATTTTCCCTCGGCAGGAATCGTAACCGGTATTGGTGTTATTCAGGGGCGGGAGTCTGTTGTTATTGCCAATGATGCTACAGCCAAAGGTGGTACCTATGTAAAAGAAACCATTAAAAAACACCTACGTGCTCAGGAGATAGCCGAACAAAACAACCTGGCATGTGTGTATCTGGTGGATTCAGGGGGTGTTTTTTTGCCCGATCAAGCCAAAGTTTTTCCCGATAAAAACGATTTCGGAAGGATATTCTACAATCAGGCTCGTATGTCGGCCAAAGGCATTCCACAAATAAGTATCGTAATGGGATCGTGTACAGCCGGTGGGGCTTATATACCTGCAATGAGCGACGAAACCATTATCGTGGATAAACAGGGTACTATATTTTTAGCCGGTCCTCCCTTAGTGAAAGCAGCCACGGGCGAGGACGTTACGGCAGAAGAGCTGGGCGGTGGACGCTTGCACACATCAGAGTCCGGTGTGGCCGATCATCTGGCTCGCGACGACCATCATGCCATCCAAATATGTAGAGATATTTTTAAAACTTTACCACATCCCATCAAGGGGAGGTACAAAAGAGAAAAGCCTGAGCCCAACGGTTTTGCACCGGAAGATATTTATAAACATTTACCCACAGCCGGTGGTAAACAAAACGATGTTCGGGAGTTGATAAAGCATCTGACGGATAAAAGTGAATTGCACGAGTTTAAACCTGATTACGGTAATACCCTGGTAACAGGATATGCCAAAATAAATGGCTTTTGGGTAGGTATTCTGGCCAATAACGGAATCCTTTTTTCTGAGTCCGCTCAAAAAGGAGCACACTTTATACAATTATGTAATAACCGAAATATACCCATGGTGTTTCTGCAGAACATAACCGGTTTTATGGTGGGAAAAGCCTATGAGAAAAAGGGAATTGCCAAGGACGGTGCTAAAATGGTAAATGCGCTGGCCAATTCCCAGGTTCCGTTTTTTACCGTAATTATAGGCGGAAGCTATGGAGCCGGTAACTACGCCATGGGCGGCCGTTCGTTTGGTCCCCGCTTACTTTTTACCTGGCCGGGTTCCAGTATCTCCGTGATGGGGCCACGGCAAGCCGCCGATGTTTTGGTAACGGTTAAGCGCGATAAAGCTAATAGTACAGGAGCCCAAATATCTGACGAAGAACTTGAGCAACTCAGGGAGAAGACCCAACGTGGATACCAAAAACAAGCATCACCGTATTATGCTACCAGCCGGTTATGGGATGATGGCATTATTGATCCGGTACACACCCGTACGCTGTTATCCATTGGCTTATCCATTGCACAAAATAAATCCAATGATACCGCATCGTATGGTATCTTCAGAATGTAA
- a CDS encoding RimK-like ATPgrasp N-terminal domain-containing protein has translation MQLYQYQSDGYYVSLLASARGQRIIAGSISIRDFPWLSVIHSAAYDIAG, from the coding sequence CTGCAACTATATCAATACCAAAGCGATGGTTACTATGTTTCGTTATTGGCCTCGGCACGCGGACAAAGAATTATTGCGGGCAGCATAAGTATTCGTGATTTCCCCTGGCTAAGTGTTATCCATTCGGCAGCTTACGATATTGCGGGTTAA
- a CDS encoding outer membrane beta-barrel protein has protein sequence MKQLSLTIAFFLGVLSSTLAQPLTFGQQSIGISIGIPSMYDHAYTKQSPAISALYEYGISDKIGIGYIGVGGLLSLAGGEYNAPILSQSVSYKLSQTLIGPRAAYHFDMVDLTGNKDWQNLDVYSGAFLGLKFESAKYTEPNTSKKLKNNNTKLVTDLFAGIRYAFTPHIGAFGEIGFGVSYLSVGVSFRF, from the coding sequence ATGAAACAATTATCATTAACTATCGCCTTTTTTTTAGGCGTTTTAAGTTCTACTTTAGCCCAGCCATTAACATTTGGGCAGCAAAGCATCGGTATTTCTATTGGCATCCCGTCTATGTACGACCACGCCTACACAAAACAATCGCCTGCGATAAGCGCTCTCTACGAATACGGGATTAGTGATAAAATTGGGATTGGTTATATTGGTGTAGGCGGTTTACTATCCTTGGCCGGTGGCGAATATAATGCACCAATATTAAGCCAATCTGTATCGTACAAGTTAAGTCAAACCCTAATCGGACCAAGGGCCGCCTACCACTTTGATATGGTTGACCTGACAGGCAATAAAGACTGGCAAAACCTGGATGTGTATAGCGGTGCCTTTCTGGGGCTTAAATTTGAAAGTGCCAAATACACCGAGCCCAACACCAGTAAAAAATTAAAAAACAATAATACTAAGCTGGTTACCGATTTGTTTGCCGGTATCCGCTATGCTTTTACCCCTCATATAGGTGCCTTTGGCGAAATAGGTTTTGGCGTAAGCTATCTGAGTGTTGGTGTTAGCTTCCGGTTTTAA